In one window of Brachyhypopomus gauderio isolate BG-103 chromosome 16, BGAUD_0.2, whole genome shotgun sequence DNA:
- the LOC143478355 gene encoding uncharacterized protein LOC143478355 — MTADALRRPVGDQLILEEDENYLPSEQEVHEYAREIGIDPDGEPELLWLAREGIVAPLPPDWKPCQDVTGEVYYFNFSTGQSTWDHPCDEHYRQLVAQERECAQPCHGHAMDEEEEDEEPKKASVHEDSELRVAEETELDVDEEKKKREKECVCVCECMCGELSGLLQEVREEVQREHSRKLEQLSQDYQEQLFTLRHEHLEEVQREHSRKLEQLSQEYQEQLFTLRQNSVIT, encoded by the exons ATGACAGCAGATGCCCTTCGGAGACCAGTTGGAGACCAGTTGATCCTGGAAGAGGATGAGAATTATctcccatctgaacaag AGGTCCATGAGTATGCCAGAGAAATTGGCATTGACCCTGATGGGGAGCCAGAGCTGCTGTGGCTGGCCAGAGAGGGGATTGTAGCCCCACTACCTCCTGATTGGAAACCCTG TCAGGATGTGACTGGAGAAGTATACTATTTCAACTTCTCCACGGGCCAGTCCACCTGGGACCACCCCTGTGATGAGCACTACCGCCAACTAGTGGCCCAGGAGCGGGAGTGTGCTCAGCCATGCCACGGCCATGCcatggatgaagaggaggaggatgaagagccgAAGAAGGCGTCTgtccatgag gacagtgaaCTCAGGGTGGCAGAGGAGACTGAGCTGGACGTGGacgaagaaaagaaaaagagagagaaggagtgtgtgtgtgtgtgtgagtgtatgtgtggtgagttgtctggtctgttgcaggaggtgagggaggaggtgcagagggagcacagcaggaagctggagcagctgtcgCAGGACTACCAGGAGCAGCTCTTCACCCTCAGACATgagcacctggaggaggtgcagagggagcacagcaggaagctggagcagctgtcgCAGGAGTACCAGGAGCAGCTCTTCACCCTCAGACAAAA ctcagtgatcacctga
- the LOC143478219 gene encoding centrosomal protein of 164 kDa-like isoform X2: MQASHTSQLDQLRLQLDSQLQHTHKIHMQKALEVQKMIEQLDMKTKELKTQELLLQTQAADLKKRRQQLSEEGDEVEKGIEALSRVLRERDSLRAELDQLRDERRREREELDKEREGRRREREESKRMMEEREKLQARCDELHRRLRSVLVWRAPSKWRKWNLLSPLCPPPTTSRSIDNLQEYISGEGVQQRARQFLEKQTSCLRVRQAALRTAHPSPQRSAAGGSAQPLCQEVSELEKLRERVQKGHAILRKKEERLGQLETSLAEELSCDEGERLVGDRRVSDVTESETSGVCGQEETTHARPVKVQQLAESLQQISGQLNTVLGELGSFTGRSVQPLPQPLPSSSFPPAPSWAWTPSPASSSVAQNSFLHSTINGVSMDTSARYPMRATRAYSGYTPASLSSELDGQRLQRLIDDNKRWLESRRKDPNVYPFTISLPLSLYTCLSSHATQLPRTPMGWSSSAWTRRIRSRSTITEEAQPTDVH, from the exons atgcaGGCTTCGCACACGTCCCAGCTGGATCAGCTCAGACTACAGCTCGActctcagctccaacacacccacaaaataCACATGCAGAAA gcgttagaagtgcagaagatgattgagcaactggacatgaaaaccaaagagctcaaaactcaggaactgctactccaaactcag gctgcagatttgaagaagaggagacaacagctgagtgaggaaggagatgaagttgagaaggggatagag GCTCTCTCACGTGTCCTGAGAGAACGGGACAGTCTGCGTGCAGAGCTGGACCAAttaagagatgagaggaggagagaaagggaggagctggataaagagagagagggaaggaggagggagagggaggagagcaagaggatgatggaggagagagaaaaactTCAGGCTAGATGTGATGAACTCCACAGAAGGCtcag atctgtgttggtgtggaggGCTCCCTCCAAGTGGAGGAAatggaacctcctctctcccctgtgcccacctcccacaaccTCCCGCAGCATAGACAa cttgcaGGAGTATATTTCAGGTGAAGGTGTCCAGCAGAGAGCAAGACAGTTCTTGGAGAAACAGACCAGCTgtctgagagtgagacaggcggcactaaggacggcccaccccagcccgcagaggtccgctgcaggaggctctgctcagcctctctgccag gaggtgagtgagctggagaagctgagggagaGGGTCCAGAAGGGCCACGCGATCCtgagaaagaaggaggagagactcggccagctggagacgtcactggcagaggag ctgtcatgtgatgAAGGCGAGCGGCTCGTGGGAGATCGGAGAGTCTCTGATGTCACAGAGTCAGAGACGAGCGGTGTGTGTGGCCAAGAGGAGACga cacatgcaaggccagtgaaagtgcagcagttagcagagtccctgcagcagatctCTGGCCAGCTGAACACAGTGCTGGGTGAACTGGGATCTTTCACTGGGAGGagcgtccagcccctccctcagccacttccgtcctcctccttccctcctgccccgtcctgggcatggacaccaagccccgcctcctcttcaGTGGCTCAGAACAGCTTCTTACACTCCACCATTAAtg GAGTTTCCATGGATACCAGTGCCCGCTATCCCATGAGGGCTACCAGAGCATATAGTGGATACACTCCAGCaag tctctcctctgagctagatggccagaggctgcagagactgatcgacgacaacaaaaggtggctggaatcacgacgcaaagacccaaatgtgtatcctttcacaatctctctccccctcagcttatacacat GCCTCTCTTCACACGCTACCCAGCTGCCCCGCACACCAATGGGCTGGTCCAGCTCAGCCTGGACAAGAAGAATCAGATCAAGGTCTACCATTACTGAAGAGGCACAACCCACTGATGTCCAT TAA
- the LOC143478219 gene encoding centrosomal protein of 164 kDa-like isoform X4 yields the protein MQASHTSQLDQLRLQLDSQLQHTHKIHMQKALEVQKMIEQLDMKTKELKTQELLLQTQAADLKKRRQQLSEEGDEVEKGIEALSRVLRERDSLRAELDQLRDERRREREELDKEREGRRREREESKRMMEEREKLQARCDELHRRLRSVLVWRAPSKWRKWNLLSPLCPPPTTSRSIDNLQEYISGEGVQQRARQFLEKQTSCLRVRQAALRTAHPSPQRSAAGGSAQPLCQEVSELEKLRERVQKGHAILRKKEERLGQLETSLAEELSCDEGERLVGDRRVSDVTESETSGVCGQEETTHARPVKVQQLAESLQQISGQLNTVLGELGSFTGRSVQPLPQPLPSSSFPPAPSWAWTPSPASSSVAQNSFLHSTINGVSMDTSARYPMRATRAYSGYTPASLSSELDGQRLQRLIDDNKRWLESRRKDPNVPLFTRYPAAPHTNGLVQLSLDKKNQIKVYHY from the exons atgcaGGCTTCGCACACGTCCCAGCTGGATCAGCTCAGACTACAGCTCGActctcagctccaacacacccacaaaataCACATGCAGAAA gcgttagaagtgcagaagatgattgagcaactggacatgaaaaccaaagagctcaaaactcaggaactgctactccaaactcag gctgcagatttgaagaagaggagacaacagctgagtgaggaaggagatgaagttgagaaggggatagag GCTCTCTCACGTGTCCTGAGAGAACGGGACAGTCTGCGTGCAGAGCTGGACCAAttaagagatgagaggaggagagaaagggaggagctggataaagagagagagggaaggaggagggagagggaggagagcaagaggatgatggaggagagagaaaaactTCAGGCTAGATGTGATGAACTCCACAGAAGGCtcag atctgtgttggtgtggaggGCTCCCTCCAAGTGGAGGAAatggaacctcctctctcccctgtgcccacctcccacaaccTCCCGCAGCATAGACAa cttgcaGGAGTATATTTCAGGTGAAGGTGTCCAGCAGAGAGCAAGACAGTTCTTGGAGAAACAGACCAGCTgtctgagagtgagacaggcggcactaaggacggcccaccccagcccgcagaggtccgctgcaggaggctctgctcagcctctctgccag gaggtgagtgagctggagaagctgagggagaGGGTCCAGAAGGGCCACGCGATCCtgagaaagaaggaggagagactcggccagctggagacgtcactggcagaggag ctgtcatgtgatgAAGGCGAGCGGCTCGTGGGAGATCGGAGAGTCTCTGATGTCACAGAGTCAGAGACGAGCGGTGTGTGTGGCCAAGAGGAGACga cacatgcaaggccagtgaaagtgcagcagttagcagagtccctgcagcagatctCTGGCCAGCTGAACACAGTGCTGGGTGAACTGGGATCTTTCACTGGGAGGagcgtccagcccctccctcagccacttccgtcctcctccttccctcctgccccgtcctgggcatggacaccaagccccgcctcctcttcaGTGGCTCAGAACAGCTTCTTACACTCCACCATTAAtg GAGTTTCCATGGATACCAGTGCCCGCTATCCCATGAGGGCTACCAGAGCATATAGTGGATACACTCCAGCaag tctctcctctgagctagatggccagaggctgcagagactgatcgacgacaacaaaaggtggctggaatcacgacgcaaagacccaaatgt GCCTCTCTTCACACGCTACCCAGCTGCCCCGCACACCAATGGGCTGGTCCAGCTCAGCCTGGACAAGAAGAATCAGATCAAGGTCTACCATTACTGA
- the LOC143478219 gene encoding centrosomal protein of 164 kDa-like isoform X1, translating into MQASHTSQLDQLRLQLDSQLQHTHKIHMQKALEVQKMIEQLDMKTKELKTQELLLQTQAADLKKRRQQLSEEGDEVEKGIEALSRVLRERDSLRAELDQLRDERRREREELDKEREGRRREREESKRMMEEREKLQARCDELHRRLRSVLVWRAPSKWRKWNLLSPLCPPPTTSRSIDNLQEYISGEGVQQRARQFLEKQTSCLRVRQAALRTAHPSPQRSAAGGSAQPLCQEVSELEKLRERVQKGHAILRKKEERLGQLETSLAEELSCDEGERLVGDRRVSDVTESETSGVCGQEETTHARPVKVQQLAESLQQISGQLNTVLGELGSFTGRSVQPLPQPLPSSSFPPAPSWAWTPSPASSSVAQNSFLHSTINGVSMDTSARYPMRATRAYSGYTPASLSSELDGQRLQRLIDDNKRWLESRRKDPNVYPFTISLPLSLYTCLSSHATQLPRTPMGWSSSAWTRRIRSRSTITEEAQPTDVHVCPVQTNQWIDRIQTCLWT; encoded by the exons atgcaGGCTTCGCACACGTCCCAGCTGGATCAGCTCAGACTACAGCTCGActctcagctccaacacacccacaaaataCACATGCAGAAA gcgttagaagtgcagaagatgattgagcaactggacatgaaaaccaaagagctcaaaactcaggaactgctactccaaactcag gctgcagatttgaagaagaggagacaacagctgagtgaggaaggagatgaagttgagaaggggatagag GCTCTCTCACGTGTCCTGAGAGAACGGGACAGTCTGCGTGCAGAGCTGGACCAAttaagagatgagaggaggagagaaagggaggagctggataaagagagagagggaaggaggagggagagggaggagagcaagaggatgatggaggagagagaaaaactTCAGGCTAGATGTGATGAACTCCACAGAAGGCtcag atctgtgttggtgtggaggGCTCCCTCCAAGTGGAGGAAatggaacctcctctctcccctgtgcccacctcccacaaccTCCCGCAGCATAGACAa cttgcaGGAGTATATTTCAGGTGAAGGTGTCCAGCAGAGAGCAAGACAGTTCTTGGAGAAACAGACCAGCTgtctgagagtgagacaggcggcactaaggacggcccaccccagcccgcagaggtccgctgcaggaggctctgctcagcctctctgccag gaggtgagtgagctggagaagctgagggagaGGGTCCAGAAGGGCCACGCGATCCtgagaaagaaggaggagagactcggccagctggagacgtcactggcagaggag ctgtcatgtgatgAAGGCGAGCGGCTCGTGGGAGATCGGAGAGTCTCTGATGTCACAGAGTCAGAGACGAGCGGTGTGTGTGGCCAAGAGGAGACga cacatgcaaggccagtgaaagtgcagcagttagcagagtccctgcagcagatctCTGGCCAGCTGAACACAGTGCTGGGTGAACTGGGATCTTTCACTGGGAGGagcgtccagcccctccctcagccacttccgtcctcctccttccctcctgccccgtcctgggcatggacaccaagccccgcctcctcttcaGTGGCTCAGAACAGCTTCTTACACTCCACCATTAAtg GAGTTTCCATGGATACCAGTGCCCGCTATCCCATGAGGGCTACCAGAGCATATAGTGGATACACTCCAGCaag tctctcctctgagctagatggccagaggctgcagagactgatcgacgacaacaaaaggtggctggaatcacgacgcaaagacccaaatgtgtatcctttcacaatctctctccccctcagcttatacacat GCCTCTCTTCACACGCTACCCAGCTGCCCCGCACACCAATGGGCTGGTCCAGCTCAGCCTGGACAAGAAGAATCAGATCAAGGTCTACCATTACTGAAGAGGCACAACCCACTGATGTCCATGTATGTCCAGTGCAAACAAATCAATGGatagacagaatacaaacatgccTATGGACATAA
- the LOC143478219 gene encoding centrosomal protein of 164 kDa-like isoform X3, with protein MQASHTSQLDQLRLQLDSQLQHTHKIHMQKALEVQKMIEQLDMKTKELKTQELLLQTQAADLKKRRQQLSEEGDEVEKGIEALSRVLRERDSLRAELDQLRDERRREREELDKEREGRRREREESKRMMEEREKLQARCDELHRRLSLQEYISGEGVQQRARQFLEKQTSCLRVRQAALRTAHPSPQRSAAGGSAQPLCQEVSELEKLRERVQKGHAILRKKEERLGQLETSLAEELSCDEGERLVGDRRVSDVTESETSGVCGQEETTHARPVKVQQLAESLQQISGQLNTVLGELGSFTGRSVQPLPQPLPSSSFPPAPSWAWTPSPASSSVAQNSFLHSTINGVSMDTSARYPMRATRAYSGYTPASLSSELDGQRLQRLIDDNKRWLESRRKDPNVYPFTISLPLSLYTCLSSHATQLPRTPMGWSSSAWTRRIRSRSTITEEAQPTDVHVCPVQTNQWIDRIQTCLWT; from the exons atgcaGGCTTCGCACACGTCCCAGCTGGATCAGCTCAGACTACAGCTCGActctcagctccaacacacccacaaaataCACATGCAGAAA gcgttagaagtgcagaagatgattgagcaactggacatgaaaaccaaagagctcaaaactcaggaactgctactccaaactcag gctgcagatttgaagaagaggagacaacagctgagtgaggaaggagatgaagttgagaaggggatagag GCTCTCTCACGTGTCCTGAGAGAACGGGACAGTCTGCGTGCAGAGCTGGACCAAttaagagatgagaggaggagagaaagggaggagctggataaagagagagagggaaggaggagggagagggaggagagcaagaggatgatggaggagagagaaaaactTCAGGCTAGATGTGATGAACTCCACAGAAGGCtcag cttgcaGGAGTATATTTCAGGTGAAGGTGTCCAGCAGAGAGCAAGACAGTTCTTGGAGAAACAGACCAGCTgtctgagagtgagacaggcggcactaaggacggcccaccccagcccgcagaggtccgctgcaggaggctctgctcagcctctctgccag gaggtgagtgagctggagaagctgagggagaGGGTCCAGAAGGGCCACGCGATCCtgagaaagaaggaggagagactcggccagctggagacgtcactggcagaggag ctgtcatgtgatgAAGGCGAGCGGCTCGTGGGAGATCGGAGAGTCTCTGATGTCACAGAGTCAGAGACGAGCGGTGTGTGTGGCCAAGAGGAGACga cacatgcaaggccagtgaaagtgcagcagttagcagagtccctgcagcagatctCTGGCCAGCTGAACACAGTGCTGGGTGAACTGGGATCTTTCACTGGGAGGagcgtccagcccctccctcagccacttccgtcctcctccttccctcctgccccgtcctgggcatggacaccaagccccgcctcctcttcaGTGGCTCAGAACAGCTTCTTACACTCCACCATTAAtg GAGTTTCCATGGATACCAGTGCCCGCTATCCCATGAGGGCTACCAGAGCATATAGTGGATACACTCCAGCaag tctctcctctgagctagatggccagaggctgcagagactgatcgacgacaacaaaaggtggctggaatcacgacgcaaagacccaaatgtgtatcctttcacaatctctctccccctcagcttatacacat GCCTCTCTTCACACGCTACCCAGCTGCCCCGCACACCAATGGGCTGGTCCAGCTCAGCCTGGACAAGAAGAATCAGATCAAGGTCTACCATTACTGAAGAGGCACAACCCACTGATGTCCATGTATGTCCAGTGCAAACAAATCAATGGatagacagaatacaaacatgccTATGGACATAA
- the LOC143478260 gene encoding uncharacterized protein LOC143478260 — protein MKIVFEDRVPVDIAVAECSCVAGTALCNHNVALLFQTAHYSTLNLAAVPPVLSCTETEQRWHKPRTMGVKPGRVSDMVFLSSKPKQFTVADGVRSKRYKAVRGELPDPHVLKVDEQYKDFTADIAPLITTMAISADVPLVDSAFGKVQAGSPISYQHPVPVSWVVVHHPDAPLPPPLPVDGYRLEPTNCQFVCSHQQHLHLQSLVTTFDMARKIEVAIREQSNSVEWHRVRGPRITSSRFREICHVRGQSSAEILSQRIRKGVNQTAAMKRGLALEPVAIQEYCRIKNTNYWPCGFVIHPDAPWLGASPDGLVFDPTESPPFGLVEIKYPNAKSYVDCSYLKMQSGTLKLKQTHSYYWQVQGQLLLTGMEWCDFVVFAEDDILIQRIYRDCEVAKTIREKGDF, from the exons attGTCTTTGAAGACCGTGTACCGGTGGACATTGCAGTGGCCGAGTGCTCCTGTGTGGCTGGGACAGCACTCTGCAACCACAATGTTGCACTACTgtttcagactgcacactactccacactgaACCTggctgctgtacccccagtcctaagctgcacagaaacagaacaACGCTGGCACAAGCCAAGAACCATG GGTGTGAAACCAGGCAGAGTAAGTGACATGGTATTTTTGTCCTCCAAGCCGAAGCAGTTTACAGTTGCTGATGGTGTAAG GAGTAAACGTTACAAGGCAGTGCGAGGGGAGCTGCCAGATCCACATGTCCTCAAAGTTGATGAGCAGTACAAGGACTTCACTGCAGACATTGCTCCACTCATCACCACCATGGCCATAAGTGCTGACGTCCCGCTGGTTGATTCAGCTTTTGGGAAAGTCCAGGCGGGTAGTCCCATATCCTACCAGCATCCAGTACCAGTGAGTTGGGTTGTAGTACACCATCCAGATGCCCCTCTGCCACCACCTCTACCTGTAGACGGCTATAGGCTTGAGCCTACTAACTGCCAGTTCGTGTGCAGTCACCAACAACACCTCCATCTGCAGTCACTTGTCACTACATTTGACATGGCAAGGAAGATAGAGGTTGCCATCAGAGAGCAGAGCAACTCTGTGGAGTGGCACCGAGTCAGGGGGCCAAGAATAACTTCCTCCCGATTCAGGGAAATatgccatgtcagaggtcagagttcTGCAGAAATCCTGTCACAAAGGATTCGAAAGGGAGTGAATCAAACTGCTGCAATGAAGAGGGGATTGGCACTGGAACCGGTTGCCATACAGGAGTACTGCAGaataaaaaacaccaattactgGCCTTGTGGGTTTGTCATCCACCCTGATGCCCCCTGGTTAGGGGCATCTCCTGATGGTCTGGTGTTTGACCCGACTGAGAGCCCACCCTTTGGACTGGTGGAAATTAAATACCCCAATGCAAAAAGCTATGTGGACTGTAGCTACCTGAAAATGCAGAGTGGCACACTGAAATTGAAGCAGACTCACAGTTACTACTGGCAGGTACAAGGCCAGCTCCTACTTACAGGTATGgagtggtgtgattttgttgtattTGCAGAGGATGATATTCTCATTCAGCGCATATACAGAGACTGTGAAGTGGCTAAAACCATTAGAGAGAAGGgagatttttaa